The following are from one region of the Escherichia sp. E4742 genome:
- the pilL2 gene encoding PFGI-1 class ICE element type IV pilus protein PilL2 — protein sequence MQPGILFSLVTLALLAGCNSPQKLQQRAPAMPVPSVSVSRNVQPVSPDIYAQPAPEVVRYDRYLLVSTAPQAAQRDPLSQVIDIRIPASLKPTVADAMRYALKQSGYTLCATGPANGVLYRQPLPAVQYQQGPVRLRTALQVMAGPAWQLEVDDVQRVVCHSLRAGYQLPAGQLAPVPASPAITAPVAQPARGGFLKK from the coding sequence ATGCAACCCGGGATCTTATTTTCCCTGGTTACCCTGGCCCTGCTGGCCGGGTGTAACAGTCCACAAAAACTTCAGCAACGTGCGCCGGCCATGCCGGTACCTTCCGTCAGCGTTTCCCGCAATGTACAGCCGGTGTCACCGGATATTTATGCGCAGCCGGCACCGGAAGTGGTGCGTTACGACCGTTACCTGCTGGTCAGCACGGCACCGCAGGCAGCGCAGCGTGACCCGCTTTCCCAGGTGATTGATATCCGTATTCCGGCGTCGTTAAAGCCCACTGTGGCCGATGCCATGCGTTATGCCCTGAAACAGTCCGGTTACACGCTGTGTGCCACCGGGCCGGCCAATGGTGTGCTGTACCGCCAGCCCCTGCCCGCCGTGCAGTATCAGCAGGGACCGGTGCGACTGCGTACAGCCCTGCAGGTGATGGCGGGACCGGCCTGGCAACTGGAGGTGGATGACGTTCAGCGTGTGGTCTGCCACAGCCTGCGGGCGGGGTATCAGTTACCGGCAGGCCAGCTGGCACCGGTGCCGGCTTCTCCGGCAATCACGGCCCCGGTGGCGCAACCGGCTAGGGGAGGCTTCCTGAAAAAATGA